The DNA sequence TTAAAATATCAGAACAATAGAGAGGAAAAAGcaagaattaaaaacaacaacaacaaagcactGATAAGCTAACAAAGTGAAAAGAGAGATGGTGATAAAGGTTAGCAAGGATGTTGAGATGCAAGCAGCAAATAAAACTTGATACAACTTTTCTGGGTACTTTCCCCACTCTTAACAGGATGGGTGCACCCCTGTGAAACACCAGATGTCCCCAATGTTGGACCTgggcaaatgtgccaaaaggagGCGCATGTCCCCCTTTCTTATCTGTGGGCATTATTAACCCTGTTTTACTTATGAAGCTGGATTCTGAGAGTTACCTGAGCCCCTGGAATTTCCTGTTCCTGGAAATCAGGCGGGCTTCATGATCCAATGAGCTGGCTCAAAGCTATGTCCATTTGTTTTGCCTGCCAGTTGAGGaagaagaagatgctcaaacaataaaCACCACCACAACAGGGCAAATGTGACTATTGTCACACTGAAAGATTCAGCATCCTCTTCAGGATACTGAGGTATCACAGAAGTCTCTGATGTGATAGAAAGATCCCACATAGGTGGAGAAAAtggggacttaaaaaaaaaattcaaatattttaaatttaagtCTATGAGAGCAGCTCAACTCAAGACCAATAAGTACAACAAATAAATGCAATACAACCAAATAAAACTCAATAAACAATTGCCAGCTGCTGGAGCTCATATAGAGGGCATTCTTCTTGCATATGGTAAGATCTTTCAAACATTATGATAGTACAAGGAGGAATTTTTCAGCAGCAACCATAAAAGGTCCGTAACATTTAATTGGGACTCACATTTCTGCTACTCAAGAAAATCTCTTCTACTGCAGGCAcagctttttgttttttgttttttttcttcctgtagtGGGGATCTGGGTACACAGGAAGGAGTTTGTGAGTAACAAAGCCTCTTTGTACCCAGTCACTTTGGATAAGCTTGGCACTCACTGTTGTGTAGGTGGGGTTTTTAAGAGCAACATGCCCCCGCACCCATGCTATGTGGCTAACAGACTGGTAAGTACAATTCTGGAAGAAAAGAACCCAAACTGAGCCAAGCTCTTGCACTGCCATGAAATTTGATTAGAGTTAAATATTTGGGAACTGCTTGTTAAAGGTAATTTTCTGAGAAAATTTTGCAGAGTAAAAACATGAGCATACAGGAAGAGTAAGTTTAAAATGCCAATGACTGTAAAACAAGAATGTTCCTAGGTGGGATCAGCCTGGGTAAGAAAAAGGGTATTTTGGGGGTATTTTCTGAAAGTGGCAGCAATGTTGATATGCAACAGAAGTAACCATTTTGCTGACAAAAAAAAGTCTAAAACTCCCTTATAATTATCAACTCCTGGTTAACGTGCTAATCATTTTTCACGGGAAAAAATAGTTGTTGACATATTAcatagtcagtctctctctctctctctctctctctcacagacacacacacacacacacacacacaaatcaaggGGTTTTAGTTAAACTACTTATGCagaataaaagctttttcaaaagGGCATAGACAGATTGCTTTAagggaaagaaaaagggaaaagaacagaACTTGCATTTTCATACTGCCAAAATGGTATTTAGCATTGTGAAGGCTCAAGATATTCAAAGGCTTTGGTGGGTTGTTATGACCCAGTAAATAACCACAGAGtcattttttaacaatctgaCCCAAAAGCTGTTTTGCACATTCTTGCAATTTTGGCTGCAGAAAAGAAACCATTGTATGAAATGTGACACTGAATATACGCTAGGGCAAGTAGTCACTCCATTTCCATCCATTCCAAAAAGAACACTGAAAGCTGCTTGCGCTATGGAGAGCACCTGAATACACAAGGTTTTgtactgattgattgattgatgaacCATGCAGACATTGTTACATATTTGTGTATTTAGTAAAACTGTGCATAAGCAGAGAGGTCACAGTCATTTGTACTCTGCAAGGAGTGTCACTGTTCATTTTCTTGATCCACAGCAGGAAGTAGGGTATGGATGCTGCCACTGGTCTGTGGTTCTTTAATGGTCAGCTCTGAAGCTACTTCCTGTGTGGAGGATGCTGCATAGTCACTTGCTGTTTCACTGGCTCTGAGAAACTCGTCTTCATCAACGGCATCACTACTATTCTCTCGGGAAGCTTGTTCTCCTTCAAGGATTTTCTTAATTTTTTCCACCACTTTATTCAGGGAGACTGCCTGTATGGATTGTTCAAAGAAATTGAAACACTTTGGCATTTAGTCTATTTTTCTAACTTAAAGGTCTCTCACTGTGGAGTGTATTAATtacataaaatactgaaataaaattaTGATGGGAATGATTTGGTCACATTCACACAATTCCTTTTTTCTATTGGCTTCTGAAGATTTTCTTGCTGTCATAGTCtaaaattcccctgggggctggggataagaataggccctcagtttggctgtacttgtcaagGCTGTTTAAGAggctactaaacagccaccgggtagatgggactcgtcagcctgggaaggcagctcatctgagagaaggaaaactctgatgccaaacctccactgtcttgtggctacatccagttatggaaaaggcttcaggagtcaacctcaaggcaaaatccggagccggagtccctgaggcagttcatggctgaacacagtcacgttctggcaactcctgcaatgccgctggaaccaaccgtattagcctctgcctttccattggaccatttcagcgacatggagaggggggatttgctgcatggataacagcctatcctccacctactttacccaggctttgcacactggagaggacactctgttccagaaccaccattcagagcgtgacaccatagtcttccgagacttaaggatgccaacaagtctaAAATGAACCTTACCATTCACATGAACCATATGCGTGTAGTTATCTGCCCCAGTTCAAGCTGACAAAACAGTCAGTGGGTGGAGTGAAAATGGTACGCTTTGATTCTAGGCTTCATCATTGAGAAAGATGATACAATCCTACAACACTTCAGTGACATTACTTAATCGGCCAGAGGCTATGCTGCTAAGCAACTCTCCAAATGATGTTTGTGTAATTCTTACACTGTAGCTTAAGTGAACAGGTAGAAGTGAATTCACTCAGTGATACTGATTTCCACTGAATACATTTAGGAGAGCTGTTTGTTAGGCATTATGACTAATACAGGGGTTGTCACTCAGAGAACTGAGTGACAGTGCTGGCATCAGTTTGCTGAGTCCTGGGGCAAAATCCTGCACTTGAACCCTGATAGCTCCCTAGTGCCACCACTACCCCCAGCCTGGCTAAGCAGCCCCTTTactagtgcctaagggcccaatcctatccaatttctggtgccggtgcagctgtgccaatggtggtggggaggcagtcatagaggcctcctcaaggtatgggaacatttgttaccttacctcgggactgcattgtggttgcaccagtgcaagaaagttggataggattgggcccgaactTGGCCCTAAAGCTTTCCCTACTGTGTGATATGTTTGAAATGGGTTTCATATCTTAATTTTTTAAGATCATATTGTTGAAGGCCAAAGAGCAGGTTagtaattttaaataaataataaggtcTGCTCCCAGCTGGTTATTAATGTTCTATCTTGGGCTTTGCAACCATTTTGAATCTTGTATCCAAAACTACCAACACCTTGCAACAAATCCacaaaacaaaatgcaacaaTGTCTTTTATCAAGAAAGTTTGGCTTGAACCAGATGCTGCAAAACAGGTGTGTAACttgcccactgctgctcctctggcctCAACCCAACAGTTCTGGAGGGTGATGGGAAGGAGGGATGCTTCAGCTTTTCTCCTCTCATCATTTCTTTGCTTGATATTGCTCTTTCCAGAAGCTGTTTTTTCCAAAACAGAGGGTGAACATGATCCACAGGACAGAGAGCATGAGTTGCAAATCCATGTAATATACAGTTTGTTGCTTAATAGAAGACATGGGAAATgcaggcttatttaaaaaaaaattggtgtgtACTATATAAGTTTACATGTACTTCTATTTGTGTGGCCATTATTGGTGGTATACTGAAGCTGGAGCCCACCAGAATATTGCTCCTATCCTAGAGGTCTAGCCTAGAGGCTAGCTATCAGATTGTGTGGCAATGAGAAAGAAATGGTCCCTTCCTTTTATAGGTTGGAAACTTGAGAATACTGTCTACTCTTAAAATAGTAATGCTACATCTCTGCTGGATTCATATTTTGAATCTTAATTTGTTAATGACTTGGAACTGTAAGAGAAATAACAAGTCCTGGTCACAGTATAGTCAATACAGTACAAGGTAgttacagccaggatggtgtagtgattctggTTTTGGATTTAGAccaatccctgttcagccatgaagtgtCCTGGGTGACTCTAGGCCAGTCACTAGCTAATctactttacagggctgttgtgagaacaaaaaggaggAATTAGGTACAGGACAGGTACAGgaccctgagctccttcatggAAGAGtagtaaaaaatgtgaaaaataaatatgtaatgcCAGTGTCAGCCATCTTGGAAAAGAACAATGTGAACATGAAAACAAGTATTTATGACACACAACACGGACCCAGAAGTGGAATTGTGAGAATGGTCTTTTGTCAGGGCATGATTCTATGGACTACTGTAGGAATCATTGCCACTGCAAAGTATTATCATAGGCAGCATACAAATTAACAAAATTTAACAAAAAAGCAAATGTGACACTGTGATGGTGTGGGCCAGGCCTGGCATCTGCCCTCCGCCTTGTGTAGTCTCTTAGCCCTGGGCAGCTGCCTGCTTTTTGCTTAGCTATAGTGAGAACTTGGACACAACCAAAGAGCCCCAAGTTCTGCTGATAGTATAAGGACTGGATGTGAAGACAAGGTCCATCCTCCCCACTCCTGGCTCTATCCAGGCTTCAATTATGCTGCACCTGTGGTGCAACTTCTTCTCCCTAATGTTAAGGACATCTTTCCAACATCAGCCTAATCATTGTCAGCTGCGTACAGCCTGATAAGATGGGGAGAACACCTGCCCCCTCACAATATTTAGTTCAACGCATACACTTGACCTTTGACACCTGCACACCACCATGCCGCTCTGGGAGCTCACTTATCTAGCATTTCGTAAGTCTTGCTTTGGTTTACTTTGTATGCATTATCTTAGAAAATAAAGAATCTCAGTACCTTGACCTTGAGCCTGGCATATTCCTTTCTCCAATCCTTAAAAGAACCTCCAGCCTACAGCATGTGCTGTAGGCTGGCCCAAGGCAGACACCAAGTGTAAAGCATGTCCATGAAAGGTCCTACAAAAATTCCTAAATCATTCTGATTTCTTTACAGAGAATAATGTGATATTTGGCACACATGGCAGAGGTAGGATCAAAACAGTGATACTTACTAACTTACCAGATAAATTAGGGCTGCATATGAAGCACACATTACACTGGTAAGAGCGGTCTGTGCTGGATAGGAAATGATATCATAAAAGAATATTCTTTTGTCCTGGGagaagggacagagagagagagagagagagagagagagagagagagagagagagagatatttggTCAAATTCCAATTCACTGGACATGATCCATACCAAACTGAACAttttaagttccactgattttaatAGGAAAAATAAGCATAAGTTCATATTTTTcttgttaaaatcaatgggacctaTCTAAATGTTTATTGTTGGATGGATCATTCTACCGATGTAGCAGCACAAATGTAtgaatgtttactcaaaagtatatcccattgagttcaaaagcgcttactcccaggtcattaatgcttaggattgcagcctcagacagcTTCCGATAGGCTTAGAAATTGGTTCTTATCCACCAAAAcctatgccacaataaatctgttagtctttaaggtgccacaaaagtcatttttctgtgtgtgtgctaTTAACAGACTACACAAGGCTTTgcctgcctacttagaagtaagcccagttgagcaataggacttactctctagtgcagaggttcccaaactccttggaGGGAGTTGAGAACCTTGTGGCAGAAGTGGGGCAAGAGCGAGGGGGGATGGCCTGAATGGCACCACAGCAATCATAGCACATGGGGACCCAGGCACTTCAATGTACCTGGGGGGCTGTTGAAGCTTTCAtgggggtcctggaggcttaCAGCCCCCTCTGCAACCCTCTGCATGGCTGCCCTCATGGCTACAATTGCACAAACCAGAAATGAGCTCCAATCCACAACTGGAGCTCGGGGCAGTCACATGGAGGCTCACAGGGGGGACAACAACTGTGAGCCACCAGGACCCTCATGGAGGTTTCAGCAGCACTCCAGATATGTTAAAATGTCACTGGGTCCCTGCAACACCACAATTACTGGGGCACTGACAGGACACCCAGTCCCAAACCACtcccttaagagggaatggcccatttccggttcccctggtgggtcatgacccaccagtttggaaaccaatgCTCTAGTGTATTTGGTgtatctaggattgcagcttaatacAGCTAGCTCTCTGGGATGCAGTTTAGTTGGATATGGATTTTTGACTGTGATCACAATTCCACTTTCTAAAATATTATGCTTTTATTCATGCTGCTGTTTGGGTTTTGGGTTTTAGCTTTTAGCATATTGAAGAATTCTGATCCAGAACACACTCAGTGGCCCATGCAGTAGTCTCCAAGGCATTGCACATTTGTCCATCGTTCCCTGTATGAATACATCCAAAGAAGGGGCTGGAGTTCAATGACTTAGcacaagctttgcatgcagaagatctgtgGTTCGACCCTTGCCATATCCAGGTGGGGATACTAAAGACCCCTGCTTGAAATCCCAGAAGCTACTACCAGCCAGTGTCAAGAGTACTACACTCAGTATGAGGGATCTTTATATAAACCTTTCACACCTCCTCTACTTGCAAAATAGGCAATTCAGAGAAGAGAATAGTGAATACAGCTCTTTGTATGTACTGTATTCTGCTTGTGGTGAATTCAATTACCTACGGacagatgggggcagggagatcTGGGACTGTGGGAAGCAGAAAGCAAATAGGAAAAAACTGCTTGGAATGGCAGTTGACGAGCTAGGGTCATGATCTCTGAATGGGTGCCATTTAAACGGCACACACCACAGAGGAAAAATGGTTTGGCTCAATTGCTGCAACAGTATTTTTAAGAAGAAAATAGACGAGATAGGGGGCAACTGAATTCATGACCTACCTTCATTTTATACAAAGGTTGTTTGGGAGTATTCACTTTTGTCAAGAGACGATGTGATATTTTATTTAGCTCTGCCAATTTTCTAGCAAGTTGTGGCTGCAAGAGTTTAGCAACTGATTTTGAAGATGAAGATAACTTAGTTAGCCCATTCATAATAACTGCTCTGTGACTTGAAGACAACACTCTTGCCATTACGGACCTAGATCCCTGCATCGTTTGATCACTTTGCTGAAATGGAAGTGAACAAAAAGCAAGGTAAATAAAATCACTGTTAAAGGTGTTAAGCCTAGACCAGAGAAAGCCATCACAAAGGCGTCAGATGTTTGGAACTTTTTTAGAATCCCAGCTTTCATTTCAAGTATGTgtatgggggagggaggaagcaaaatTCTAGTCCTCACGATAGAAGGAATACATATGAAATATGTGAAAGCAGAAACTTCCAAAGGAACTGAACAGCTGTTCATTCTTGATTTAGAGAGCAAGAAGCATTCTGGCACATAATACATGCTACCATTTAAAGTGCCGACTTTCATTTTTGATTTAATAAAGTATAATTTTGAATGATTATAAAGTATGATTATTTATACGATGATTGTATGAAGTCCAAAAAGTACATAATCATAAAGTATGATTATTTGAATGATAATAAAGTATGATTTTGAAGTATAAAGTGCAGAGCATGAACCACCCCAGACCTGTTCTGTGTAAGTCCAACTGAAATAAACGGGAGACAAACTCTCCATGCACAAACTCCTCCATGCTGCTGCTTCAGTGGGAGTTGCACAGTAGCCATTCTTGTGGATAGTGCCCACAATATCACATTGTTATCCATACAAGTGCCATATTTGAATGGTGCAGTAACCAATTTAGTTTAACAACTTATACAGTTGTTTATTTCAGTTCAGAAGTAATCCGGATTGTGAACATATATAAGAGCACAACATTGCTTTGGTTGACTGCCGTACGTAAGCATGTAAAATAACTTTCTATCAAGCTGTCCACTTTCTTCCTTAGTCAGCTAGTGCAGCTCTACAGAACCTCTATGTGTCCCAATAACCTCTATGATGATGTAATGCCATGCTGCAATATGCAAAGGAAGGCGGTTTTTCAGCACTGCCAGCCCCCCACTGGCTCAGCTGGGAAGAAACTGCTTCCATCAGCTAAGCCCTTCACTGTTCTAGGTATGGGGATGCTTCACATTTGCCAGAAGGCACCATTCATCACCTTGTGTTTTATCACTGTGTTCTCACCTACAGCCAATATCAAAAACTAATTAAAGCTTGTGGAAAGTATATTATGTAATTGTGCTAGTCATTCCACAATTTAGGTAGACACACTATTTACTTGCAGAGGTTAGGCACAGAGGATATATACATCTGAACCCTGTATTGCGCAGAGTCACAGTGACAAATCCAGCGTTCAAGAGAAAGGCATGAGTAACAATTAAGTCTTATTTTTCAAAGGCTCTAGGAGAGCTGGACATTTTTCCCCTGAAAGAttagtgtggtgttttttttaaagttgtataaataaaacatgaatcaGAAATTTTGCTGATGGTACCATGGCTATGATATATTGTGACAGGTCACTTCATAAAGAAATCAAATGCCCAAATAACAATGTGCAGTAGTTCAGAAAATTTACCTGGTTTGAACTTGTGAGTCTCAATATGTTTGGAAATTCATCCCTAATTTCATCTATAATTTCCAAAAAGACTCTCTGTATTATCTCAGCTGGAATGGAAAACAACAATTAATCAAATAAAAACCTGAACCTCAAAATCAAACATAATGTAAGTATTGCTGAAAAGTGAAAGACATGAGGTGGATTGTATAATCAAATTTACAGCATCAGGACCAAAGGCTAGGTTGACCAACTAGCTGGTATTTGAAGGATCTAAGTGGCAAAAGTTAGTATTTGAGGCTGCAAATCCAGAATTCTGGATTCTAGAAAGTTCCACCTGTGACCCACTAGATTCTGTGAGGCTCAAACCATAACATGCCAGATTCCATAATGGCTTTTACAATTATTCTCCTAATTCCACACTACTCTGCACCTGAGCCtcctggttaagaacataagaggagccctgctcaatcaggccaaggacctatctagtccagctttcctgtatctcacagtatccCACTAGATCTCTCTGGTAGCACacaaacaacaagatacctgcatcctgttgccactcccatgcacctggcattcaaagATAGGTTACCTATAAAATCTGGAATTTGCAAAatgtcatcatggcttgtaaccatgacctttccataaatctgtccaatctcttttaaaggcatctaggccaggtgcctcCACAAtgtcttggggcaaggagttccacattttccactcagttttagtggatgacccctggttctgttaTTCTGCAAGAGGGATAAGAACCTCCCACTGTCCACTCTATTCACAGCATTATGCCCTGTCCTTGCCACATCAGGTTATGTCCAGTCTCTGTATACCCTTGTTCTGCCTTCTAACCCTTTTCAACAGCTGCCATTTTTGAAGGAAACTATGCATTACACACTTTAAACTTCTATATCGACGAGCCTTGGAGGTGTAGGAGGACCGGGTCAATTTTTTCAGCCAAGCTGAGTGGCCTTGGGTCAGTCAATATCTCTTGGCCTGCCCTAACCTGCCACACAGTTTGTTGTGAAGATAAGTGTGAGTCAGAGAACCACGCACTGTACACAACCttaagcttcttggaggaagagtgggacagAACTGTaactattaattaattattattatgattataggAAGTGATACTTTTTACCTTGCTTCCTCCTTCAGAAGGGAGAAGGAAATAAATGCATGATCCAAGAGCTTTTTTCAGCCCTGTAGTTAAAAGATATATCTCTGCTTCCAGCCAGAAGCTCTAGAGACAGAATGTTTGCTGCCATATTTGCCCCCACAGAGACAAATGTAGATCCCCACTCCTGGaacatattgggggggggcatggtttTATTATCTTACCCAGGAACAGCACACCTTATGGGTTTTTTAACCTTATAGAACACATATACACCTATGTGAGGATGAAAGTTGGGCTCTTTTTCATTTAGCATGTGGAGTACAGAACACAATGTTCTTGGAATCCAGTATTTGCTAATTCACTTTTGGTTAAAGTTTTAAAGCTCACATAAAAAGAGATGCATACCTTGTCCAGCTAATTTCCTGACCAGCTCCCCACATATCCAGCCAATTGGCCTGAGAGCCATTTTAGATGCTCCTGTGATGGACTACTGCTTCTCATATTAGTTTATGATGCCTCCTGGCCTGGTCTTTCAAGCCACAAATGACAGGATGCCTTACATATGCATGCAGATCTCCACATCCCAGGCAAGAAACCTTTATGAGAGCACAATGTGCCTGTTAGGTACAGTACAATACTTACTCAACCCCTGACACACAGAGTGTCATTGAACCTAAGAAAAACCCCCACCCGTCATGTAGTCTTAACATGCAGTACTCTCAAACAGTTCTTTCCAGAATGATGAAATGCATTAATTTATGAGGCCCTTCTTCCTACACTGCCAGGGAAAACAAGTATAGTGTTGTTGCCATTCACTGTCAGTACAGATTATACCAAGACttcaagcttgggggggggggggaagccttggTTTCTGGGTTTCATAAAATATCATAATCTTACAATTAATTTGTTAATGTATGGATTTTGTGAGTGGGATTCATGCTTTTGAATGCTAAATGTATTCTAGATGCTTTGTTTAGTTGAATTAGGTGGGTTTGGGTTTTCCCTTGGGCAATACTTCACTAACAAT is a window from the Tiliqua scincoides isolate rTilSci1 chromosome 2, rTilSci1.hap2, whole genome shotgun sequence genome containing:
- the SPATA9 gene encoding spermatogenesis-associated protein 9; this encodes MALRPIGWICGELVRKLAGQAEIIQRVFLEIIDEIRDEFPNILRLTSSNQQSDQTMQGSRSVMARVLSSSHRAVIMNGLTKLSSSSKSVAKLLQPQLARKLAELNKISHRLLTKVNTPKQPLYKMKDKRIFFYDIISYPAQTALTSVMCASYAALIYLAVSLNKVVEKIKKILEGEQASRENSSDAVDEDEFLRASETASDYAASSTQEVASELTIKEPQTSGSIHTLLPAVDQENEQ